The Mycobacteriales bacterium DNA segment CGCCAGCAGCGCGTCGACGTAGAGCCGCATGAACAGGCTTCCGGTGAACCAGCCGGAGGCGATCACGCCGTGGAACGGGCTCTGCTCGGCCGCCCGCGGGTCGACGTGGAACGGCTGCGGGTCGAACTGCTTGGCGAAGGCGAGCATCTCCTCCTCGTCGACCGCGGCCGTTCCCAGGTCGAAGACGGCACCCGCCACGAGATCTTCGAAATGCAGGGTCACCGCGCCACGCTCTCACACCGCCGACGCAGCGCGGGGACGCGTCCGGAGTCGACTTTGGACCCGGGTGCGGCGGGCATCGACGTGTTCGGCTTATGGTGACCGCGTGCCTGCCGTATTGCTTGCCGAGGATGATTCGGCCATTTCGGAGCCTTTGTCGCGCGCCCTACAGCGTGAGGGATACGACGTCATAGTCCGCCGGGACGGCCAGTCGGCGTTGCAGAGCGCGCTGTCCGGCCTGGTCGGCCTGGTGGTGTTGGACCTGGGACTGCCGGGGATGGACGGTCTGGAGGTCTGCCGCCGGCTGCGGGCGGCGAAGTCGACCGTGCCGGTGCTGGTGCTGACCGCCCGCACCGACGAGGTGGATTTCGTGGTTGGCCTGGACGCCGGTGCCGACGACTACGTGGCCAAGCCGTTCCGGCTGGCCGAGCTGTTGGCCCGGGTGCGGGCGCTGCTGCGCCGCCGCGGGGTCGACCTGCTGGAGGCCAGCGGGGTACGGCTGGAGATACCGTCGCGGCGGGTCTGGCAGAACGACGCGGAGCTGTCCCTGTCCAACAAGGAGTTCGAGCTACTGCGGGTGCTGCTGGAGCGGGCCGGCACCGTGGTGACCCGCGACGAGATCATGCGCGACGTGTGGGACGACACGGAGGGCACCGCCTCCAAGACGCTGGACATGCACGTCTCCTGGCTGCGCCGCAAACTCGGCGACGACCCGCAGAACTCCCGGCTGCTGTCCACCGTGCGAGGGGTCGGATTCCGCTTCGAGCGCGGCTGACCCGGGTCCGCCATGCGGCGCCGGCTTCTGCTGTCGACGCTCGGCGTCGTGGCGGTCGCCATTCTGGTGCTCGGGCTGCCGCTGCTCATCGTGACGGTCCGGTTGATCTCCGACGTCGCCAACAACGACCTGCTGCGTGAGACACAGGCCGTGCAGGCCTACGTCGAGGACCGGATCGGCCTCGGCGAGATCTCCCCGCGGCGGCTGGCCCGACTGGTGCCCGCGGGTCAGCAGGTCCAGGTCACCCTTCCCTCCGGCGCGGTCGTCAACTCCGGCCCGCACCTGGGGAAGGACGCCATCTCCCAGAGCGTGTCGGTCCGCGAAGGGGGCCGGGTCGAGGTCGCGCGGCCGGCCGCGGGGATCCGCCAGGAACAGCTCAGCGCCGGGCTCCTGGTGCTCGGCCTCGCGCTCCTGTCCGCGGCCGCCGCGGCCGGGGTCGCCGTACTCTCCGCCCGTCGGTTGTCCGGCCCGCTGCTCGACGTCGCCGACCGGGCGGCCCGCCTCGGTGCCGGTGACTTCCGCCTCTCCCCGACCCGGCACGGCGTACCCGAGTTGGACCGGGTCTCCGACGTGCTCGACCGCAGCGCCAACGAGATCGCCGAGCTGGTACGCCGGGAGCGCGATCTCGCCAGCGACGTGTCGCATCAACTCCGGACCCGGCTGACGGCGCTGCAGATGCGGCTGGAGGAGATCGCGCTCTCCGACGATCCCGACGTACGGACCGAGGCCGTCGCGGCACTGGAGCAGGCCGAACGCCTCTCCGGCGTGGTCAACGAACTGCTGGCCCAGGCCCGGCACGCGCGCGCGGCCGGCGCCGAGGTGGTCGACGTCGCCCACGAGCTTCGCGTCATCGTCGCCGAGCACGCGCCCGCGATCGCCCGGGTCGGGCGGTCGGTCGGCGTCGTCGCCGAGCCGGGGCTGGTGGCGACCGCGACCCCGGGTCGGCTGCATCAGGCGGTCGGCGCGCTGGTGGACAACGCGGTGCAGCACGGTGCCGGGTCGGTGCGGGTGACGGCGCACATCGCCGGAACCAACGTCGTCGTGGAGGTGACCGACGAGGGGGCGGGTGTCGCGCCCGACCTCGTGCCGTCGCTCTTCGAGCGCGGGGTGAGCGGGTCCAACAGCACCGGCCTCGGCCTCGCACTGGCCCGGGCGCTCGTCGAGGCCGACGGCGGGCGGCTGGAATTGCGCAGATCCTCACCGCCGGTATTCACGGTCTACCTGGCTCGTGCGGAGCTGGGCGGAGAACTCGGCTGAACGGGCCCTGGCCGGCGCCGGGTCAGGACAGGCCGGCGGCCGAGTGCGCATCCGAGCGTTCGTCCGCCCGCTGCTTGCTCAGGAACACCCACCGCTTGTAGGACCAGAACCGGAAGATCGAGCCCAGACCGATCCCGATCAGGTTGGCCACATTGAGCGCGAACGGGCTCGACAGACCGAAGCCGTAGTGCACCAGCGCGATCACGGCCAGCCCGATCAGCAGGGCCACGCCGTTGAGCAGGAAGAACAGGGTGTATTCACGACCGAGTCCGGTGCGGGCGCGGTGCGAGAACGACCAGTGCCGGTTCATGAAGTAGGACAGGGTGGTCGAGATCGTCGTGGAGATGACCTTGGCGGTCAGCGGGCCGAGGCCGGCGCCGAAGTGCAGCGCGTTGAAGATGCCGACGTCGACGGCCAGGTTGACGGCGCCGACAACGCCGAAAGCGGACAGCTCTTTGACGATGATTCGCCACGGGGTGCTGAACCGGCTCGCAAGACGCACCCCGTCAGTGTAGGGACCGCGTGCGAGTATTACCGGACAGCCCGGTGCGATCCACCCGGTCGAATCGTCCGCCGCCCGACCCGGGTGGCTTCGAGAGGATGAGCCGAGATGCCCGACTACTGCCTCGACGCCGAGCAGGAGACGTTCCGTCGTACGGTCGAGGATTTCGCCCGCACCGTCGTCGCGCCGCAGGCCGCCGAGTCCGATCAGAACAGCACCTTCCCGTATCCCGTCGTCAAGCAGATGGCGGACATGGGGCTGTTCGGCCTGCCCTTCCCCGAGGAGTACGGCGGGATGGGCGGCGATTACTTCGCGCTCTGTTTGGCGATTGAAGAGCTGGCCCGGGCCGACTCGTCCGTCGCGATCACCCTCGAGGCCGGCGTATCACTCGGGGCGATGCCGGTCTATGCGTTCGGGAACGAGACGCAGAAGCAGGAGTGGCTGCCGCGGCTGACGTCGGGGCAGGCCCTCGGCGCATTCGGGTTGACCGAGCCCGGTGGCGGCTCCGACGCCGGGGCGACCCGCACCACCGCCCGGTTGGACGGCGACGAGTGGGTCATCAACGGCTCGAAGTGCTTCATCACCAACGCCGGGACCGACATCAGCGAGCTGGTCACCGTCACCGCGGTCACCGGGACGGGGGGCGACGGCCGCAAGGAGATCTCCTCGATCATGGTTCCGATTCCGCGGGCCGGCTTCTCCGCGTCGAAGAACTACTCGAAGGTCGGCTGGCACGCCTCGGACACCCGGGAACTGTCCTTCGACGACTGCCGGGTACCGAGTGCCAATCTGCTCGGCGAGCGCGGCCGGGGTTACGCCAACTTCCTGTCCATCCTCGACGGCGGGCGCATCGCGATCGCCGCGCTCGGCGTCGGTCTGGCACAGGCCTGTGTCGATGAGTCGGTGCGCTACTCCCGGGAGCGTCAGGCGTTCGGCAAACCGATCGGTGCCAATCAGGCGATCGCGTTCACCATCGCCGACATGGAGACGCGGACCCACGTCGCCCGGCTCGCCTATTACGACGCCGCTGCGCGCATGGTCGCCGGTAAGCCGTTCAAGAAGCAGGCCGCCATCGCGAAGCTCTACTCCTCGCAGATCGCCGTCGACAACGCGCGCGACGCGACCCAGATCTTCGGCGGCTACGGGTTCATGAACGAGTTCGCCGTGGCCCGGCACTGGCGCGACTCGAAGGTGCTCGAGATCGGCGAGGGCACCTCAGAGGTGCAGCGCATCCTGATCGCCCGCGAACTCGGCGTCGGCTGACCCGCTCCCTCGACCGCCCGCCGTCCGAAGTTGCCGCCCCCCATTCCGCTTGAACGTCACGTTCAAGCGCTCTAGCCGCATCAACGTCACGTTGACGCGGAATGGGGAGCGGCCGTCAGAGGATGGGGAGCGAGCCGACGACGGGGAGTGCCGCGGACGAGTGCGCCGATCCACCGCTCGAGTCGTGCGCGGTCGCGCCGACCAGCCCGTTGCCGAGGGCGGAGGCGAGCACCGGCAGCCTGATGCTCGCCGATGCCCCCGCCTTCAGCGATCCCATCGAGCAGGTCGCCGAACTGCCGCCTCCACTGCACGCTCCGGAGGGTTGGGCGAGTACGCCGGCCGGCAGCGACAGATCGACCGCGACTCCCGTCGCTGTGCTTCCGCCGCTGTTGTGCACGGTCACCGTGAGACCCGTCGAGATGCCGAGGACCAGGGTGTGCACCGAGATCGTCGGCGAGTTCAGGACCGGCGGCGGTGGCGCCGGCGGCTTCGTGGGTGGCTTTGTCGGCGGCTTCGTGGGTGGCTTCGTCGGCGGCTTTGTGGACGGCGGGGGGCTGTGGGTCGGCGGATTTGTCGTGGGCGGCGGGTTGCCGGTGGGCTGGGTGGTCCCGGTCGGCGTCGGGCCGCCGGTCGGCGCGGTGGTGGGGCCGGTCGGCGCGGTGGTCGGACCGGTCGGCGTACCCCCACCGGGCGGGTTTTGACCGGGGGGACCTTGACCGGGCGGGTTCTGGCCGGCCGGCCCGGTCGCCGTCGGGGTCGACGAGGTGCCCGGGGACGGACCCGGACCGAGCAGTCCACCGCCCGGGGCGTTGGTCCCGGCGTGCGGACCGTGTGCGCCCGAGCCGCCGGTTCCCGGCGCCCCGGATGTCGCCGTGGGTCGGCCAGACGTCGACGAAGTCGGCTGACCGGGTCTCGCCGAGCCGCTCGGCGGAGCGCTCAACGTCAGACCACCCGGTGGTGGCGACCCGATCGTCCCGGTGTTGTCGCCGCT contains these protein-coding regions:
- a CDS encoding ATP-binding protein, with the translated sequence MRRRLLLSTLGVVAVAILVLGLPLLIVTVRLISDVANNDLLRETQAVQAYVEDRIGLGEISPRRLARLVPAGQQVQVTLPSGAVVNSGPHLGKDAISQSVSVREGGRVEVARPAAGIRQEQLSAGLLVLGLALLSAAAAAGVAVLSARRLSGPLLDVADRAARLGAGDFRLSPTRHGVPELDRVSDVLDRSANEIAELVRRERDLASDVSHQLRTRLTALQMRLEEIALSDDPDVRTEAVAALEQAERLSGVVNELLAQARHARAAGAEVVDVAHELRVIVAEHAPAIARVGRSVGVVAEPGLVATATPGRLHQAVGALVDNAVQHGAGSVRVTAHIAGTNVVVEVTDEGAGVAPDLVPSLFERGVSGSNSTGLGLALARALVEADGGRLELRRSSPPVFTVYLARAELGGELG
- a CDS encoding GtrA family protein, with product MRLASRFSTPWRIIVKELSAFGVVGAVNLAVDVGIFNALHFGAGLGPLTAKVISTTISTTLSYFMNRHWSFSHRARTGLGREYTLFFLLNGVALLIGLAVIALVHYGFGLSSPFALNVANLIGIGLGSIFRFWSYKRWVFLSKQRADERSDAHSAAGLS
- a CDS encoding response regulator transcription factor, which produces MPAVLLAEDDSAISEPLSRALQREGYDVIVRRDGQSALQSALSGLVGLVVLDLGLPGMDGLEVCRRLRAAKSTVPVLVLTARTDEVDFVVGLDAGADDYVAKPFRLAELLARVRALLRRRGVDLLEASGVRLEIPSRRVWQNDAELSLSNKEFELLRVLLERAGTVVTRDEIMRDVWDDTEGTASKTLDMHVSWLRRKLGDDPQNSRLLSTVRGVGFRFERG
- a CDS encoding acyl-CoA dehydrogenase family protein; this encodes MPDYCLDAEQETFRRTVEDFARTVVAPQAAESDQNSTFPYPVVKQMADMGLFGLPFPEEYGGMGGDYFALCLAIEELARADSSVAITLEAGVSLGAMPVYAFGNETQKQEWLPRLTSGQALGAFGLTEPGGGSDAGATRTTARLDGDEWVINGSKCFITNAGTDISELVTVTAVTGTGGDGRKEISSIMVPIPRAGFSASKNYSKVGWHASDTRELSFDDCRVPSANLLGERGRGYANFLSILDGGRIAIAALGVGLAQACVDESVRYSRERQAFGKPIGANQAIAFTIADMETRTHVARLAYYDAAARMVAGKPFKKQAAIAKLYSSQIAVDNARDATQIFGGYGFMNEFAVARHWRDSKVLEIGEGTSEVQRILIARELGVG